Proteins from one Oncorhynchus gorbuscha isolate QuinsamMale2020 ecotype Even-year linkage group LG18, OgorEven_v1.0, whole genome shotgun sequence genomic window:
- the cdkn1a gene encoding cyclin-dependent kinase inhibitor 1 isoform X1, which translates to MDRPFPKIRQSFNAMIVFSATGSVTRTTMASRKRILISLGKSPARQNLFGPVDREQLQQEYQDTLRRDLEDACRRWGFDFLSDKPLAGGDFQWEEVPGTKVPLLYLPCLLSQGEAQKIRGPAASTGRVRAGPWHRGKENIPCTPEKYRANLQNLEKPQDKNENKLKRKQTNLTDFYQAKKRVVGMSLKSGR; encoded by the exons ATGGACCGCCCGTTCCCAAAAATTCGTCAATCGTTCAACGcgatgattgtgttttcagccaccggtAGCGT AACCAGAACAACCATGGCCAGTCGTAAGCGCATCCTGATCTCTCTGGGGAAAAGTCCTGCCAGGCAGAACCTGTTTGGCCCTGTTGACCGTGAGCAGCTGCAGCAGGAGTACCAGGACACCCTGCGCAGAGACCTGGAGGACGCCTGTCGCCGCTGGGGCTTCGACTTCCTGTCAGATAAGCCTCTGGCTGGGGGAGACTTCCAGTGGGAAGAGGTACCGGGCACCAAGGTGCCTCTCCTCTACCTGCCCTGCCTGTTGAGTCAGGGGGAGGCACAGAAGATCAGAGGGCCGGCAGCATCCACAGGGAGAGTCAGAGCGGGGCCATGGCACCGTGGTAAGGAAAACATCCCTTGCACCCCTGAGAAGTACAGAGCCAACCTCCAGAACCTGGAGAAACCGCAAGACAAGAACGAGAACAAACTGAAGAGAAAACAGACCAACCTCACAG ATTTCTACCAAGCCAAGAAGAGAGTGGTGGGTATGTCGCTTAAGTCAGGCCGGTGA
- the cdkn1a gene encoding cyclin-dependent kinase inhibitor 1 isoform X2 codes for MAVKYNCSVLNTQSSSSVTHMKTRTTMASRKRILISLGKSPARQNLFGPVDREQLQQEYQDTLRRDLEDACRRWGFDFLSDKPLAGGDFQWEEVPGTKVPLLYLPCLLSQGEAQKIRGPAASTGRVRAGPWHRGKENIPCTPEKYRANLQNLEKPQDKNENKLKRKQTNLTDFYQAKKRVVGMSLKSGR; via the exons ATGGCTGTTAAATACAACTGCAGCGTTCTCAATACACAGTCCAGTTCCTCAGTTACACATATGAA AACCAGAACAACCATGGCCAGTCGTAAGCGCATCCTGATCTCTCTGGGGAAAAGTCCTGCCAGGCAGAACCTGTTTGGCCCTGTTGACCGTGAGCAGCTGCAGCAGGAGTACCAGGACACCCTGCGCAGAGACCTGGAGGACGCCTGTCGCCGCTGGGGCTTCGACTTCCTGTCAGATAAGCCTCTGGCTGGGGGAGACTTCCAGTGGGAAGAGGTACCGGGCACCAAGGTGCCTCTCCTCTACCTGCCCTGCCTGTTGAGTCAGGGGGAGGCACAGAAGATCAGAGGGCCGGCAGCATCCACAGGGAGAGTCAGAGCGGGGCCATGGCACCGTGGTAAGGAAAACATCCCTTGCACCCCTGAGAAGTACAGAGCCAACCTCCAGAACCTGGAGAAACCGCAAGACAAGAACGAGAACAAACTGAAGAGAAAACAGACCAACCTCACAG ATTTCTACCAAGCCAAGAAGAGAGTGGTGGGTATGTCGCTTAAGTCAGGCCGGTGA
- the cdkn1a gene encoding cyclin-dependent kinase inhibitor 1 isoform X3: MASRKRILISLGKSPARQNLFGPVDREQLQQEYQDTLRRDLEDACRRWGFDFLSDKPLAGGDFQWEEVPGTKVPLLYLPCLLSQGEAQKIRGPAASTGRVRAGPWHRGKENIPCTPEKYRANLQNLEKPQDKNENKLKRKQTNLTDFYQAKKRVVGMSLKSGR, encoded by the exons ATGGCCAGTCGTAAGCGCATCCTGATCTCTCTGGGGAAAAGTCCTGCCAGGCAGAACCTGTTTGGCCCTGTTGACCGTGAGCAGCTGCAGCAGGAGTACCAGGACACCCTGCGCAGAGACCTGGAGGACGCCTGTCGCCGCTGGGGCTTCGACTTCCTGTCAGATAAGCCTCTGGCTGGGGGAGACTTCCAGTGGGAAGAGGTACCGGGCACCAAGGTGCCTCTCCTCTACCTGCCCTGCCTGTTGAGTCAGGGGGAGGCACAGAAGATCAGAGGGCCGGCAGCATCCACAGGGAGAGTCAGAGCGGGGCCATGGCACCGTGGTAAGGAAAACATCCCTTGCACCCCTGAGAAGTACAGAGCCAACCTCCAGAACCTGGAGAAACCGCAAGACAAGAACGAGAACAAACTGAAGAGAAAACAGACCAACCTCACAG ATTTCTACCAAGCCAAGAAGAGAGTGGTGGGTATGTCGCTTAAGTCAGGCCGGTGA
- the tmcc2 gene encoding transmembrane and coiled-coil domains protein 2 encodes MEHEALLDKSEVTTLCLPPSASHGGSDSNISLDGAGVGAEGSGVVDPQRTRLALEHLQQKILKITEQIRIEQEARDDNVAEYLKLAHNADKLQASRIKQVFEKKNQKSAQTIAHLHKKLDHYHKKLKEIEQNGPARQPKDVLRDMQQGLKDMGANVRAGFHGFGGGMVDGVKGGVEGVKGAVVSKPREFASLIRNKFGSADNISHLIEDGVGGHSEDVPAQRALSGSATLVSSPKYGSDYECSSASSGSAPGSHSGWAGGGGGMLGHGHAGLGSPRLEGHHHHHHHHHIHSSWDTLLEGLQEIKASQAHMEDAIEDMKSQLQSDYSYMTQCLQEERYRYERLEEQLNDLTELHQNEMTNLKQELASIEEKVAYQSYERARDIQEAVESCLTRITKLELQQQQQQVVQLEGVENANARALLGKLINIILALMAVVLVFVSTLANFITPLMKTRARVAATVMLALFLFILWKHWDFLELWLLTS; translated from the exons ATGGAGCATGAAGCTCTG CTGGATAAAAGCGAAGTGACAACGTTGTGCCTGCCTCCCTCAGCCAGCCATGGTGGCTCTGACAGTAACATCAGCTTGGATGGGGCCGGGGTGGGGGCTGAAGGTTCAGGGGTCGTCGATCCACAACGAACACGGCTCGCTCTGGAGCACCTGCAGCAGAAGATCCTGAAGATCACAGAGCAGATTCGCATAGAACAGGAGGCGCGAGATGACAACGTAGCTGAGTACCTGAAGCTGGCCCACAACGCAGACAAGCTGCAGGCCTCGCGCATCAAACAGGTGTTTGAGAAGAAGAACCAGAAGTCTGCACAGACCATCGCCCACCTGCACAAGAAGCTAGATCACTACCACAAGAAGCTAAAGGAGATAGagcag AATGGTCCAGCTCGTCAGCCTAAGGATGTGCTGCGGGACATGCAACAGGGGCTGAAGGACATGGGGGCCAATGTACGAGCAGGGTTCCATGGCTTTGGCGGGGGTATGGTGGATGGGGTCAAAGGAGGGGTGGAAGGGGTCAAAGGAGCTGTGGTGTCTAAGCCACGGGAATTCGCCAGCTTGATCCGCAACAAATTTGGCAGTGCAGACAACATCTCCCACCTCATAGAGGACGGGGTGGGAGGGCACTCGGAGGACGTGCCTGCTCAAAGAGCCCTGAGTGGCAGTGCCACCCTGGTCTCCAGCCCCAAGTACGGTAGCGACTACGAGTGCTCCAGTGCCTCCTCTGGCTCAGCACCAGGCAGTCACTCAGGTTGGGCCGGGGGAGGAGGTGGGATGTTGGGGCATGGGCATGCTGGCCTGGGGAGCCCCAGATTGGAagggcaccaccaccaccaccaccaccaccacatccacAGCTCCTGGGACACTCTGCTGGAAGGCCTGCAGGAGATCAAGGCCAGCCAAGCCCACATGGAGGATGCAATCGAGGACATGAAGAGTCAGCTGCAGAGTGACTACTCCTACATGACCCAGTGCCTacaggaggagagatacag GTACGAGCGACTGGAAGAGCAGCTGAATGACTTGACAGAGCTGCACCAGAACGAGATGACTAATCTGAAACAGGAGCTGGCCAGCATAGAGGAGAAAGTGGCCTACCAGTCCtatgagagagccagagacattCAG GAAGCAGTGGAGTCGTGCCTGACTCGCATCACTAAGTTGGAgctccagcagcagcagcagcaggtggTGCAGTTGGAGGGTGTGGAGAACGCCAACGCCCGTGCCTTACTGGGCAAACTCATCAACATCATCCTGGCACTCATGGCTGTAGTGCTGGTCTTTGTCTCCACCCTGGCCAACTTCATCACCCCACTCATGAAGACCCGAGCACGGGTGGCCGCCACAGTCATGCTGGCCCTTTTCCTGTTCATCCTCTGGAAGCACTGGGACTTCCTGGAGCTGTGGCTACTGACCAGCTGA